The region ATGGTTTTACTTGGTTCTTTGTCTTATCCGGTCAGGATTTCCTTAAGGAAGTGGGCTGTCGTAAACGTCGTCATTCCATACTTCGTATCGTTCGAGTTCGCGAAGAAACTCATCTGACGCTCGTGTGATCCCGGTCATCATTTCAGTGCTTCGTCGTATTTCTTTTCCGAACTCTGTCATCTGTTCTATCTTGAGACCGTAGGCAATAAATTTTGCCTGGATCTTCGCTTCAAGTTCGCGGAGCTGACCCTCGACGGTTGAAATGCGCAGATTGATCGCGAGCATTTGATCGATCAGCGATTGAACACCGTCTCGATTGGCGGCAGGATTCGCTTCGATCGCTCGCGTTTCATCAGCGATCTTTTCCCGTTCCTCGTAGAGCTTTGCAAGATCCAGAAGAATGTTTTCCCGATCAAAGAGCATCCGCTCTAGTTCGGAGTCGAGTTTCGCAAGTCGTTCGAGATTCTTCAGGTGAGCATCGGCACTCCGGCCGATCGAATGACGGAGAAAGTCGTCGAGGTCACGCTTGTTCGCATCCATGTCAAAGATGCCGTTCTTCAAACGTCGAGCAATGTTGACGACGGAGTGAATTTGGCTGGTGATGGTCGCCTCGATTCGTTTTTTAAGTTCGAAGGTCCCGCGTATGAGACGTCCGATAGTTGCGTAGGTGGTTATCAGCTGCTTGTGCCGCATAACTTGCTCTTCTACCTTGCCGAGAATACCGCGCAAATTCGTCACGCTTTCAACCATCTTTTCGTACTGTTTGACCGCTTGCTCATAGGTCTCGATGTAGTGGTTGATGGTCTCAAGCCACCGGGCCGCCTCTTCGACTCTCTTCTCAACCTGGAGAATGTACTGTGACGGATCGAATACAGTCCACTGTGCCCGGGCGGGGCGAACATCGATCCCGATGAAGATCGAAGAAAGAACTGCTCCCAGAATGATCTGTCTTAATGTTTCGTTACTTCCGATCATGCTGCTACCTCCAAAACGTTCAATTCATTCAGGTCAAAAGAAGATATTTCTGTGAGTCCAACGGCGGACAATCCGCTTGGATACTTGGAGGCCAGCCACGACACGACGATCTCGGGCGGCAGATCCGGCCGAATATTCTCGACAAGACGCCTCGCATTCGCTTCGTTCGTGTCATTCGTATTAGCCCAAAGCATTGCGGGGGATAGCCGTATTTCAGCCATTTGGACGATCTTGTCCGCGCCGCTGCCGACGACGAAAATCCACTGGGTGTATCTTCCGTATTGGTTTCTGATCGCACGGATGGCTGCAACTGTCTCAGGCGCAAGTTCGCAATCGGATGCCAGACGGTCAAAACCTCCGATCTGTTTGCCGATCATCTTCACGCCGGAGTTTTTTACAAGGTCTATTCCGATCTCGTTGGGCCGCTCTGTTGTTCCAGTAAAATGCTCATAGGCCTGCGAAAATAGGACGGTAACAAGACCTTCTTTACGTCCGGTTACTGATGCCTCAGCAATGAGTTCCTGAATCGCGGGGAAATGCTTGTTGATCTCGCGCATTTCGTCACAGAGAAATAAGATGGGCGTCTTCTGCCTCCGCTCGTCTTCTTCGCCGATCTCCTGCATTATCTGGGCGCTTATCCTGAAGCCGACGCTCTCGCGGATCTTTTCGTCGAGTCCGCTGATACCTGAGAGCTCGAATACGTCGAACAAAGACGGAACGTCGTAGTCAGGATGAGTTGGCGAGTTTAGCCAAGGGTCTTTGCGATGAACATTGAGTTTCAAGTAAAGCTCGCTCGCCTGGCCCTGCTGTGCAGGCTCCCAGTGATAGGTCTTAAGAACATCCAGAAAATGTCCAAGCGTTGGCTGGAATTTTGGTCTGCCGTCTCCGTTGCGGGCCAGCGACATCTTATAAACCTCATCGATAACGGTGGCGGCAATAGCACTCGTGATCGCATCTGTCCTTGCCGTTTTGCTAAGAATGAGAATGTCCGCGAGCACCATTGAAAGCTGGCGCTTCGTGGGTCGGTTTCCTTCCTCGATTCCCGGATAGTTCCAGATATTGATCGGTTTAGGCTCGGCCTCGTTGAACTCGATGTGACGGCCGCCAAAAAGTTTACAGATAGGCTTGAACGAATGCCTGTAGTCCATCACGCGGACCTTTACATTTCCACGATGCGCCCGGATATCTGTTATCAGCATCGAAGCTAGAAATGATTTGCCTTCGCCGGACGCTGCGGTGACGATGACCGTCGGAGATTTGATGAGTGCCCGATCGTAGAGATCCAGACCGAACATCTGGCCGTTCGGAGTTATAAAGATGCTGTGCGGCCGCCCGCTTCCACGCCAGCTAGTTTCGGTTGGGACAAATGAGATTACCGAGTCGGCCGTTTCCGTAAGTTCCTGACCTGTTGGCTTCCAGGAAAGTTCGCCGGCAAGCATTCGCGGATAGATCGCGCGTTGCCGCACTGCGTCTTCTCTAATTGCGTCCGCCCCGATCTTCTTGCGGATCGCTGAGACTACGGCATCACATCGGTCGTCAAGAATCTCAAGTTGCCGACGCGTTTCCTTGAGCCCTTTTGAGCGGCCCGCAAAGACAATAACGTTCAGTCTGAGATCGCAGATCTCTTCATTGTCCCCTTCGACCTGTTCGAGCAGGCCCTCAAGGTCTGACTTGATAACAACCGCGTCCTTTTTGAGATTACGGAACCCAAGCCAGGTGTTGCGGCTGCCGTCGATACGATCGATTCGCTTCTGCAGGTCTTTTTTTGCAGCCTGTTTTTCAGTTGTCATCAAATCAACGACGATCTCGTGCGGAAATCCTAGAGCTCTCGTAGCAGTCAGATAGCGCATGATATCTGCGGTCACAAAGCCATTTGGAAGGGTCTTGAGACTGACAAGACTCGCAGGAGTACCATTGTGACGGATGTACTGCTCGCGTTTTGTCTCAATTTCTGTACTGCAAAGATAGCGCCGCAGATCGACGCAATCTGAGCTTGCCAGGTTGGGGAAAGGACCGTGCTCCCGGCGATGGCTGATAAAGAGTGATTCAAATATCTCTGTTCGGTTCATCTCCCGAAGCTGCAAGCTGCGCGGAAAATTAGCTTCGAATGATTGAAATACTCGTGAAGCTTTTAGTTTGCAGGCGGCTTCATTTTGCACCTCTCTCTGCACCATCAATTCACTTTCGCGATTTCTTATGCTTTTGAGGGGAAAGCGGAATAGTCGTGCAAATCCGTGATCCCTTATGTCCTTTGAAAGAGAAGGCAAGAGCAAAGACATCATTCCCTTATCCCCTGGATCGCGTACCGGAACTCGTATCCAGACCGTTGCGGTTTGTCGCATAACTTCGCCGGATCTGATCGCTTCCTCGTGAAGGGCAAGATTGGTGGCCTGAAGCACACCGGCGACTGGATCGGATGATGCGGTGTCTCTGGATGAGAGGTGTGACCGAAGCACATCACCCGTGTCGAGCGAATTTAGGAACCGAAACTGAATGATCGTGTTCTTCGGCTTCTCGAATTTCAGTATCGTTTTTAGCTCGTCGATCCGTTGTTCAGTCACGTAACCGTCGATGTAAAGACTGTTCGACGGTTCGAAAATATAGGCCTTTCCATAGCTGCCATCTCGGTAACGGATAGTGTTCCCGTCTAGGCCCGCGATCTCGGTCGGAAGTATCCGACCTGCTTCTGCATTCTCGATGAGTTGAGTTCGTGACCCGCGGTCCAAGGGCGTACGGCTCGATAGCGATCTCACTGCCGGGATGAAACGAAATCCGGCTACCAATCCAAGACCGACGGAAAGAAGTCCTCCGAAAAGAGAGATTGCGATTTGCGCGAATGTTAGGTTTGCTGTGTCCATGCTTATTTCCTGTTCGATGTCTTCCAACTTGTCGGTTCGAGTTCGCCTCGGAGCGGCGGTCGATACTCAGTCCATCGGTCTATCTCGGCGTCAAACTTCTGAGAAAGCCAGTAGGAAGGCTTACTCAAACGCAGATAGTTAAAGATTCCCAAAAGAATCAGAAAAACTAGCAGTCCCATGGGGAATCCCAGCGGAACGTAGCCCACCCAAAGCCCGAAAACAAAAGGAACGATGTAGGCGATCGCAGTGGGGATCAGGATAAACTTCCAGTCGGTAGAGTAGACCCCGAACCGCTTCAGACCACGGAAAACATTAGGTCGTGTTGCACGTCTTCTCATATGGCTTCCTCCTAGAAGTTCGTATCAACTCCGACCGCACGTCCTTGTGCAAGCTGCCAGAACACCGCGACGATCGTTCCGAACGCAAACGACAGGAGCGAACCGAACGCCTGGTTGCCCCATTCCTTTCCGGTCATCTTGTTATAGATCGACCAAGCCACGCCGACCGCTCCTAGACAGAAGAGAATGATCGCCATGAGCTTAAGGGCTTCACGAATGATGTTGGAGAGGTTACTTGCATCTCCGGTGAAGATCGGGCCTTGTGCAGAAGTCAGTTGCGTGAAAAGCAACATTAATCCGAGCGGCGCCAGTGCAGGTACATGGCTTTTGATAAGTGTCAGTAGTTTTTTCATAGTCGTCCTCGCTTTATAAGTTTTCGTTGACGAACCCGGAAAAAGGGTCCAGATGCGTCAATACTTTCACTCGCTCTGCAAGGTTCGTGCCGTTCGATGATCGGCATCGGCGGCCCATCGGCTGCACATCGGTGGCACATCGGTTGCGAAGGGCGGGTGATATGAAAAAACGAATCACACACCCGATCACATTGTTCTTGCTACTTTTTGCTGGTTTCCCTTTAGCTGCTACAGCGCAGGAAAAACAACTGGTTTCTCGAACTTCACTCGGAAGAATGGATGTACTTTCACGTGCCAGATTGTTCGAGGCGACGATAGAAAAGGTCGCAAAAAGCGAAGGCGTCGACCCGCTCATCCTATGGACTATTGCCTATAACGAAACGCGGTTCCGGCCATGGCTGACCAGTCCAAAAAACGCTCAGGGACTGATGCAGTTCATGCCCGCGACTGCTGCCCGGTTTGGGCTCACGAACCCGTACGAGCCGACCTCATCGCTATATGCGGCGGCGAAGTATGTGAAGTATTTGGGACGCCTATTTGATTGGAAACTTGAGTCTGTTTTAGCCGCCTATAACGCCGGCGAAGGCACCGTCTCTGCGTATCTTTATGGACGAAATCTAAAGTCGAACGGACGAATAATCAATGCCTCGCAACGGAGGACGGTCAACGGTGTCCCGCCGTACAAGGAAACTCTGGGCTATGTTTCGCAAGGCGTGCAGGTGTATCGCTGGCTTAAGCAGCAAGGCAGATTCGGCACGGCTCCGATTCCATTTGCCGCCGAGAAATATCCCAGGAGTGAAAGGGAGATCAAGGCAACGGAGGTTCAGGAAAGCAAAGCAATTTTGGTTTTTTACGATCCGCGAACCGGTAGACGGAGCCTGATCTCTCGGAAAACTTCAGACGAGGCTCAACTCAGTTTCGGCCCCGTTATTGTCGGACAAAACATTCCAACAAATTCAGCGCGGCGAGCCCGCTCAACTTTCGCCGGAGAAATTGTTTTATCGACTCACGAACGATAGTCGGCGAATTTTCGAGTCAACTACGGACGACTTTCGCACCGTTCGGCAAATTTTTCTGCCGATGTGGAGTTAGAAGCCGACTATTGACCCGAGAGTGGCTATTTCGCGTCTGGCACTGCGTTTGCCATTAGCCCTTTCGAGACCGAAATCTTATGAAAGCAAATGAAACAAAAATCGAACCGCCTGATACAGGGAACATGGTGAACGGGTCACCAACTTACCTTACTCGCGACCCGGATGACATCGTTACGATCGCATCGCTATTGAAGATCCTCGGCGTGTTGCTGTTTGCCCTCGTTCTGAGCGGCTGCGTAAACATGTTCCTGATCTTTAGAAAGGCAGACCGGATTGTGGTCGATAAATCGAGCGGACGAGTTGTCGAACTAAACAACCGTGATTATGGTTCAACCGAAACCGTCAGCATCATGCCGGACGTTCCTACATCAACTGACAAGAAGTATCTGGTCAAGGAATTTCTAACCGCTCTTTACGAAGTCGAACAAACGACGCGCGAGGCGCAAGTAAACAAACTGCTCCGAATGCTCGACCCTGATCTTTCGATGGCGATGGCCAATCGACTAAAGCAGAACGGCGTTCTCGCTGCCGAGAAGACTGAAAGCGTGAATTCGTCATGGGAACTACAGGACTTGTCCGTAGATGAAAGCGACCCATACATTCTGCGAGCGATCGGCACGCGCAAGATAAGGCGCAAAGCCGCAGGCCAGGATGTCGAAGAGTCCGTTCAGCTCAAATGTAAATTTCTGCTGAAGGACAGCCCTACAACTCCGATCCGAAACGACAATAACCTGAGAACCGGCTTCACCATTCTTCGGTTTCGCGTCGAACCCGTAAACGGCAAGACCATCTCGCCTTTATCGCTCATCGGCGATGCGGAGGAAACATCATCAGCAATTCAACCCGGCAGTGAAACAACTGGCGGTAAGTAGCAAGGAACATCATCTGAATCATGAAAACTTTAAGCATTTCAAATCTGGGAAAATACAGTACGAGGATATTAGGAATCTCTCTCGTCGTTCTGTCGGCATTTGTTGTCAATGCGTATCCGCAGAGCCGGAAGCCTGTTCACAAACCTAAGGTAAAGAATGTCGTTCGTCCGGTCTCGAACGAGACCAATCAGACCTCAAATGAAAAGGTCGTAAACATTTCAGCGGTCTCCAAAGAAATACAGCCCGTTGCGGTAGTTAATGCTCCGCTCCCTGATTTCCTGTCGGGAGAAGCAAATGTAACGGTCAACCCGAAGCAGCCTACTGTTGTGCGTCTGGGACTGGCCCAAAACGCAGTTGCTATTGTCGAATTTCCCGCTTCGGACGGAATCTATTATATCCATGAGGGAAACCCCAAGCTTGCGTCAGTGTTTCAGTCTCCGACAAAAGAAACCGACCGATCGATAACCATTTATCCGGGAGAAGGATTCGTCCCTTCAAAAGATGGGGCGACCTCTGCCGCGATCAGCCTGCAGATGCGATCCGGCCTGGTTTTGATTCTCGAACTGGTACCGGTCAGCGACCTTAAGAAGAATGCTCACAGATGCGTTATCTCATATGACCGCGAAGCAGTTGTGTCGGCGCGGAAGGTTGCAGGACTCGCGTTTGACCTTGGCGGTGACACCAGGAATTCTCCTCCGATCAACTCACGGGCACTATCCAAACTGGTTGGTTCAGCACGGCCCGCCGAAGAGAAGATTTCTGATGCTCCAATGTCGGAGTTGAACTCAATCTCAAACGCTGTTTTCGCCGAAATAC is a window of Chloracidobacterium sp. DNA encoding:
- a CDS encoding transglycosylase SLT domain-containing protein — encoded protein: MKKRITHPITLFLLLFAGFPLAATAQEKQLVSRTSLGRMDVLSRARLFEATIEKVAKSEGVDPLILWTIAYNETRFRPWLTSPKNAQGLMQFMPATAARFGLTNPYEPTSSLYAAAKYVKYLGRLFDWKLESVLAAYNAGEGTVSAYLYGRNLKSNGRIINASQRRTVNGVPPYKETLGYVSQGVQVYRWLKQQGRFGTAPIPFAAEKYPRSEREIKATEVQESKAILVFYDPRTGRRSLISRKTSDEAQLSFGPVIVGQNIPTNSARRARSTFAGEIVLSTHER